The following coding sequences are from one Triticum aestivum cultivar Chinese Spring chromosome 5A, IWGSC CS RefSeq v2.1, whole genome shotgun sequence window:
- the LOC123102148 gene encoding chloroplast stem-loop binding protein of 41 kDa b, chloroplastic, whose translation MAAASVSLKSSLFLSSPLSDFGGAAISISAQNRRRSWQPRGARMQVAAAADSKNILIMGGTRFIGLFLSRKLVQEGHQVTLFTRGKAPITQQLPGESDAEYAEFSSKVLHLKGDRKDFDFVKTSLAAKGFNVVYDINGREATEVSPILEALPNLEQFIYCSSAGVYLKSDLLPHFETDAVDPKSRHKGKLETESLLETSGVNWTSIRPVYIYGPLNYNPVEEWFFHRLKAGRPIPIPNAGNQITQLGHVKDLATAFIKVLGNPKASKQVYNISGSKYVTFDGLARACAKAGGFPEPEIIHYNPKDFDFGKKKAFPFRDQHFFASVEKASKDLGVTPEYDLLDGLTDSYNLDFGRGTFRKEADFTTDDMILGKKLVSV comes from the exons atggCGGCGGCAAGCGTCTCCCTGAAGAGCAGCCTCTTCCTGTCTTCCCCTCTTTCCGACTTTGGCGGCGCGGCCATCTCCATCTCAGCCCAG AATAGGAGAAGGTCATGGCAGCCAAGGGGGGCGAGAATGCAGGTGGCAGCAGCTGCAGACTCCAAGAACATTCTGATCATGGGGGGCACCAGGTTCATTGGTCTCTTCCTCTCCAGGAAACTTGTCCAGGAGGGACACCAG GTGACATTGTTCACCAGAGGAAAGGCACCCATAACCCAGCAGTTGCCAGGTGAATCAGATGCAGAGTATGCAGAGTTCTCTTCCAAG GTGCTGCATTTGAAAGGTGATAGGAAAGACTTTGATTTCGTGAAAACCAGCCTTGCTGCTAAGGGCTTCAACGTCGTCTATGATATTAATG GGCGTGAGGCCACTGAAGTATCCCCCATACTAGAAGCGTTGCCGAACCTGGAACA GTTTATCTATTGCTCATCGGCAGGAGTCTACCTTAAATCAGACCTGCTCCCACACTTTGAG ACCGACGCCGTGGACCCGAAAAGCCGGCACAAGGGAAAGCTGGAGACGGAGAGCCTGCTGGAGACGAGCGGCGTGAACTGGACGTCCATCAGGCCGGTGTACATCTACGGCCCTCTCAACTACAACCCCGTGGAGGAGTGGTTCTTCCACCGGCTCAAGGCTGGTCGCCCGATCCCCATCCCTAACGCCGGGAACCAGATCACCCAGCTCGGCCACGTCAAG GATTTGGCGACGGCCTTCATCAAGGTCCTCGGCAACCCCAAGGCGAGCAAGCAGGTGTACAACATCTCTGGCAGCAAGTACGTCACCTTCGACGGGCTAGCACGGGCATGCGCAAAG GCTGGAGGGTTCCCTGAGCCGGAGATCATCCACTACAACCCCAAGGACTTCGATTTCGgcaagaagaaggccttccccttCAGAGACCAG CATTTCTTCGCGTCGGTGGAGAAGGCCAGCAAGGACCTCGGGGTTACACCGGAGTACGACCTCCTCGACGGCTTGACGGACTCCTACAACCTCGACTTCGGGCGCGGGACCTTCAGGAAGGAGGCCGACTTCACCACGGACGACATGATCCTTGGCAAGAAGCTCGTGAGCGTGTGA